DNA from Lineus longissimus chromosome 7, tnLinLong1.2, whole genome shotgun sequence:
CCCTTTGAAATGTTCTAACGTAGCCGGTGGTACAGAGTCCAGTGACCGTGCGGCATCATCTGAAGCCGATTTTATAATATCTGCCATTGTCGGGGCTCCTATTCTTTTGAACTTGATACCCTGGAATAGACCAAAAAGGGAACAtctagtcttttctcttgaaaattGAAGGGCATAGTACCAAATAAGAATTGTGGACGTAAAAAGTGAGATTCTTGAGGATCATTTGAAAGAAATCACGTTTCAACTTACCGCTTTCTGTTCGACCCAATAGAGGGCATTATCTTCCCTAGGTTTATAGAAGCAAACACAGATCCCTTCTCTTCCAGCCCGACCAGTTCGACCGGCTCTGTGAATGTACGAGTCAACGTCCTGCAATGAAACGcaaaacaatgttttaaaaGTCATAGAAAGTTCTGTGAAGCTCAAGTTAGTTATGACAGGGGAGTCTCAAATAATCAGCATATCATGCACATCACAGCATAATTGGATGATTTCCTTAATGATCCGAAGGTTGAACTCTCCCTGGCTTCAATTTTTTGTAGCGTGGGCCACTACTTTTTTGCGAATAACTCTGTATGGAAAATATGCCCAGAACATCACCTTGAGGCAAGGCAAGCTGCCCATCAGCAGGATAACTTCTCATTCTAATCAACAGTTTGTGACCTGATTCACTTCTCTATATTGAGTTTCTGAGCATGGGTCTTACCTTTGGTGGTGCACACTGAATAACCAAGTCAACCTCTGGAATGTCAAGACCACGTGCGGCGACATCTGTAGTTACCAGGCAGCGGTATTTACCTTCACGGAATTTCTGAAATGGTAATAAGAAGCGGGGTGTCATTTGtctgtccttcaaatgagacttaTACTGGAGGTTCCTTATATCATGTGCCTATGCCAGGGTGAGTAAAAGAACAGAATAACTGAATACGGGAAATGACACTTTAAATTTATCCTCTTGTTGCCATGCTTACTTACCTTCAATACAATTTCTCGTTTTGGTTGTGGAATGTCTCCGTGTAACACATGTGTGTCCTGTTTGATAGCAGTTCCGCATGCAAGTTCATCAGCATCTTTCTTCGTCTGACAGAACACCATGGCTCGGCCATGACTCCCACTGTACACCTGAACGATGTCTCCGATAGTTGATCCTCTGTCTTGATAGCTGCATTTGATGGCATAATGCTGAAACAGAACTCAATTATGTAAGAGATTTTCATCGTATTGTGAACTTTGCAGAATTAAATCGTTTCAGTGGAAATAGCGCAACTGAACTTGAAAGGCCAGGAATGAGTGCAAGAACTGGGTCACCAGCACTTTCCAAGAAATGGGAGTTACTGGTATCATCTTGGTCAACAGACTGCCCTCTTTTGACTGCAATCATAATCATTGATTTTTGTATGGCATGCCACTTCTCTAGATGATTCCTCAACTTTCAACTTACTTTGACGGTGGTAGAAGTTTTCATTCGATCGCGACCGACCATGTCAACCCGGACTAAATCGTCACTCATATATTTCATGGCAACTTCATTTACCCACTTGGGCACGGTCGCTGAGAATAACAAGGTCTGAGGATTCTTCTGGGATTCTGGAACAAAGATTAGTTTGTCGTTAAGGGTTGAATAACAGGCTTCTCAATTGCACGAAATACACACTGCTTAACAGTGTGTAACCAAGTTATAGGGGAAGGGGTTGATCCTCCTAAGCGAGTTCTGGAGGTTTAAATGGTCAActaaaaaatgcccaaatcaaAGAAAGCAGGTTGTGTCCCAATGGATGCAATCGGGTAGTCAAGTAAAATTGAGACATATTTTTTGGCAAACAAACCTCGGTTGTAAGCAGATTTAAGGATTTCCTCCACATTATCAGCAAAACCCATGTCCAACATTTGGTCGACTTCATCAAGGATGACATATTGCAGCTTTGAGAAGTCAAGAGTGCCCTTTCTCACGTAATCAAGTATTCTCCCAGGGGTCCCTATGACGACATCTAGACCATTCCGAATGGCAGTCtctggagaaaaaaagattACAAATTACGACATGCACTGTATCATATACATTCTCAGCATTTACATCCTTTTTGATACTTGCTGTTAagcattttgttttttctctCGGCAGAAGGCTTGTTACATGGGCCATTATCTTTATTTTGAAACTCACACATGTAGAGCACACTTCTGAAATACTGTACTGACCTTGCGGTATGTATGATGTGCCACCGTATATGCACGTCACAGCGAGATCTTTACCAGCAATAGCTTCAAAGTCATCGTGAACTTGCTTTGACAACTCTCTAGTGGGTGCCAGGGCCAAAGCTTTCGGCGGCTGTCCCCTTTTACATGTCTCCTTCCGTAGTAACTCAACCAATGGGAGTACAAATGATAATGTCTTTCCACTTCCAGTTCCTAGAGGTAAAAAGATGTCTTGTCATAACACAAAGTAAACTTAAAGAATAATTTGAGCACAATTTTAACACAAAGTCTAACCATGGAGTTGAATTCTTGTTGGTAGTTTATCCAACCCTGCCAGGATATGCTGGGCCAGGATGGAGCTTATCCTAATCTCATACAACAATGAACCTGCCTGCAGTCTTCTTAACAGAGCTAATTTTGTTATGGttcatgaaaaacaaaattgatttgAACAAGAGCTTTCCATAAACATTTTGACACTCAAACATACTCTCTTGAACAAAAGAGCCTAAACTAAACTTACTCGCTTGTGCAATCATGTCCTGTCCAGCTAACACATGGTCAAAGGTCTTTGATTGAATAGGGAAAAGATACTGGATGCCTTTAACTGAAAATGAAGAGTAAAATTATAACAAGTCCCCACTTAAAATCACAGGAAGTATTCAGTGAAAACAAGTTTAAAACATGGCTAGGAAACAAAAGGTGACGTCCATGTTATATTTCAGCTTTTATTCTACAATTTTTTCTCCTTCGTTTGCTGTTTTTCTGCCCTTGGCCCCTTGGGCAGGCTAATGCCAAAGTGCTAAGATCGGCAATTCGCTTTTCTCAAAAAAGTCTGAGGGTGGCAAATGTCTAACCTTTTAGTCGCTCAATGACAGGTTCTGATAATTTGAACTTCTCAAACGCGCCATCAATTTTCTGATCTTCTGGGTCAATGTCGGCATCATCCATATCAATCTTCTCTGTTTTCTTGACTCTCTTTGGCTTTGGTGGTTCGGCATACTCGTCATCACTGCCTGCAGACTTTCGTTTGCTGGTTTTCTCATCCTATAGAAAGAAAACAATCGGGAACATTTAGACATTGACAGGATCTGCCACCTTGGGCCGCCAGGGTCAAAGACTAAGAGTAAGGACACCGGTCTGGACAGTCAAGGATTGGGCATCGATTCGGAGGGTCgggaaaacaacaaaacaaccaAAATTAAAAGCCAAAATGTTTTGAACTCTTCCTGACACGATCGAGCCAATGTCTGGCTTCTTTGCCTGTGAATTCTGAAGATCTATTCTAAACTATGCGCCATGCCATAACGCAACACGTACATTGTACAATGCATAAGGCCCTGCATGGCCCATGGCAATCATGGCTTCCATTTCAATAATCATGAAAAAACGACCACAAAAATCACCTTATCTTTCTTCCCATTCTTCTTCTTATCCTTTTTCCCTAATTTCCCTTCCATCTTGGACTTTTTCTCCTTCTTTTCTTCTACGCGACTTGGCATAAGTAGCTCATATAACTTCTATTTTTCAGGTTttattcaatcaaaattttaggaaattcacAAAATGGAAATGCACGTGCGGACTTTTCGTACCTCCACTTTGGAAGATTGAGTTGGCTAAAAAATACGGAACCGAAACTCAACGAAATGCGAAACGAGGAAACTCGTTCCCAAGTGGTGTCTTCAGGATGCCACATTTTTTGGCTAATAGGAACAGTGCACTGAACAGCTGGTTGCTACCGACGATGTTCAAAGACAAAAGTCACAATCAGTACAGACTAATCTCGTTTCATGTAGTTCCTTTTTACTGCGGATGTTTCGCAAAGTTAATGTCAAAACACAAGGGAGATGCTCAGGCCCTCGAACACAGAACAAACCTGACTTGGGCAGGGAAAGAATTATAACAACAACTTACTTAAGTATAATAGCAGTGTTATTCACAAAATCTCACAATAAGTCAGGTTCATATGATATGAACACATGCAATGCCAAACAAGATGCAGTTACTATTTTTTGAGATGCCTAACATtgtaatttattttttcatgacatttttttctAATACATCTTAACATGATCATTTCAGACACTTTCTGCCAACTAATGTTATGTCGCAACATGATTCAACAAACTTTTAATGTGTTTGATTACTGGTGCGGCACTGGGGTGAACATCAGATCTCTGGCCTTGAAGATCATCAACATGAATGCTCCGACACCAGGCACAAGTAAGAGGAAAAAGAGCCCCATTTACAAATTTGTTACAAGGAGTAAAGGGAAGTAAGGCAGGCTCTACAATATATGTTTGTTAAAGTTTTATTAGAAATTAGTTCAGAAAGTCAAATACACACGTCTAAAGTTTAACACACAGGGTAGGAAATCATTACTTCAAGCACACAAGAAATATGACAAATTACGGTATACCAGTTCAACCTTCATAAGTATTGGCTCCCCAAGCATCCAACGGGGAAGTAAAATGTTTTCTCCAAAAGTAAACAAAGTTAGTAAGCAAAGTTAGATCTACATGTGCATGTAAGCATGAATTCTATGAAGTTTTAGGAAAAAATTTACAAAGCTGCCCTTCGcaaaattttgtcaaaaatcACCTTCCCTCCCATTTGATTCATTTGGACGTCTTAACTTACCAACTGAGAAGATTCACACAATAAAGAACCAAGGTATGAGTCCTCCACCTTTCATGTTGCATTGATTAAAATCATTGGTTATAACTTTATAATTACACACTTGATGACTTTTGTGATCCTCTAAACAGGTCAAAAATCTTCAACTGAAATAACACTTCATGTTTCATTTTGTACTCCTCTGCCGTGTCCAAGATAAACCCATCTCATACATGTTAGTAATTATACACATGAAATAGTCTTCAATTGAAGTGCTCAATCAAGCTATTTGAAGTGTTTCTACATTGTATTTCACATTGGCCTAttacaggtaaaataggtattttgaacAGGTGCCTCTCAACCGGCTTGATTACATCGACAGAGTTTTTTTGAAACTCCGCGTGAAACAGTCCTAGTATTCCAAAGTGACCGCCTTTGTCTTCAGGTACTCATTCAAAGCTTCTTGacctgaaatcataaaataaccATAATCAAAAATAGGAAACATAATTTTTGGCTTAGTCAACAAGTATCAATTTCCAATCTGCGCACTTGTGGTCAATGGGTTGAAACACGAGTTCGCAGTGTTTTAGAGAAAAGTTCGAAAAAAAGTTACAATTAGAAAAACTCACCTAAATCTTTTCCAAATCCAGACTGCTTGAATCCTCCAAATGGTGAGGCAACATCAGTCTTGTTGTACGTGTTTACGAAGACGGTGCCAGCTTGGATACGATCTGCCACCCGCATTGCCTTGCTAAGATCATTTGTGAAGACACCAGACGCAAGACCGAATTCTGTGTCGTTAGCCCGTCGAACAACCTCATCAATGTCACTGAAATGAGAAGTGAGGATTGAATATCTTGTGGAGTATCTATAGAAGAGAATAAATACCATCATAAGAATACCCATGCCACCCATTGAATGACCTAACTATTGATAAGGAACAGTTCACCACAAGTGGTGACTTGGAAGATCAAGGCAAGGTACACTTTAGAGGTTTCATTCTATGGTAATGACACAGATAATATGCTAACTTACTTGTGGTTGAATTTGGAGATGATCATGATAGGACCAAAAGACTCTTCAATGGCGATGAAATTGTCATCTTCGACATTGGTAAATACTGTCGGCTCCAAGTAAAGACCTTGAATAGAAGATAAGTGATGAAAGACAATGCTTAGTATTAGTCTAATTCACAATAATAGTTGCCCAGGTCCCCTTGATCCAGAAACACCatctttgaatttgaccatAATAACTAAGTCTTGTATCTGCCCCTGACCCAAGATATGGTGACTTGAGAGAggaattctaaaaggccttagtcacagtatatcattgtttctaatacaaaatacattacgcctcgttttgatcggagcggtcttggtatcgtaaccaatgaccgcctgggtaggtataaaattctgaattttagcagacgaattattttcaccaagaagcaacgactcagccccacaaaacaatgtcaagaacacgagattttgaagtattccccgatattgggatttgtgaagtagggaggatacccgaggactctttcgaggtcgtcagtcaggattcagaagaggtcaaagacgaggaaatggtagaaatcgagctagcagactgggaattcccttgctgcgtgacgtcatcttcacaagcaacaatatggcggagttccggacaccaggctggatcattctttgacgaaaacggaacatatatacctttcaaatcgtatttaatttgtttaattttgaaaccttttagaatagaaattaatacctcgctgtcggtcattggttgtataatcaagaccgctcgggtagacctcaaattacgtccttAAACCAATAACAATACTTCACCGGTGAAACCTGCATGTTGAGCCTCGCACAACATGATCGCCTTcccatgatatcaatttcatttttctaTGAACACTTCCAAGTTAAAGATACCAAATATGAAAGCAATGACTTATCTGAAGCCACTCACCAGGCATGTCACACTGTTTGCCACCATAGACAAGAGTAGCGCCTTCCTTTACACCTCGGTCACAATAGTCCAACAGACCCTGCAAATGAGCTCTGGAAAGAAAACAAAGACCACATGTAACTTCAAACCTGGTAAAATCAATCTGGTCAAAATGTCATGGAATTCATGTGAGGTGAATTGCAACAACCTTGCCTGCCAATATTTGAAAAGGAATGGCCTTGCTCGACATGCCGACATACCTGTGATTCTGAGGTCCGTGATCTACAGATCTGTCCAGAGGATTTCCAATCTTCATCTTCTTAACCTCGGTGATCACCCGTTCGACGTACTCATCATGGATAGTCTCATCCACGAATATCCGACCAGCGGCAATACAGTTCTCACCTTTGTTGAAAAACACACCGTTGCATCCCTGTTACAAGAAGAAGTttaaagatttgaaaatttttgtcGGCCCGGGCCTAAATTTAACTCAATAGGGTAAACATTGCACTGATAGGTAGGCAACCTATGAATTAAAGAGATTGGAATATCAAATGAGTCCAATCTCCAACGAGTTAGAAGCAAAGTGCAGAACACAAATGGCAAGTAATTCGGTCAAATTGGGATACTCCTATTTCAGGCAAACCAGGGGAATACCAAAAACTTACCATTCTGACAGCCTTTTCGAGATCACAGTCGGCAAAGATGATGAGAGGTGATTTGCCACCAAGTTCAAGTGATACTTTTTTCAAATTACTCCTTGCACAACTGAAATAGGAATAGCATTTGTAAATGAATCCGAAATACAAATGAACAGTTTCAACATGTTACTCTCAGCCGATCTTTGGGGCAGGCAGCTCCTTGATATCCAGCGTACCTCGGTGAACGCTATAAATATAAAACCTCAGTGTTCTAACTCACCTTTCCATGATAGTTTTTCCCACAGGCGTTGAGCCAGTGAAACCAAGCTTCCTAACCAGAGGATGGTCAGCGATACCCTGGCCAACCACACCGCCTGAAATCAAATGAAGTTGATGGATGACAAAGAATCTGTGGACACATTCAGTGGTTTCTCGCGACTGTTTTGAATGTGTTGGGTCAGAAGGTGTAAAATACAGTGCTTTAGCTTTTCTGTCTGTACTAAGTTGATGAACAGTTCtaaaagtggttgaaatcaaaGAGTATGCAGTCTAGGAATAAGACATGAAGACCAAATGAgaagttattattattattattattattaaaaacattttcatagcgcttaacgttgttaaaacttctaagcgctttacaatttatgataaaacataacattatgatagaataaaagtcattactaaagaaaacgtgcaaaggattcaaaagaatttcttaaaaatatgagtttttagtgcagttttaaaaactGTTTGTCGACCAAGCTTGAGACCAAGATAACAGAACTGAGAGACCCTGGTAGGAAACTTGATCATTGCTCTACCTCCATACCCAAACAGTGGAAGCCAATTCTCGAGCTTCTCTGTCCCTTTTACTAAGGAGGATGATGATCCCCATCTGACAGGCCCCTCAATTACACCAATTACACACTGTACATTGGTGTGTATAGGGAAGGGAGGTGACGTGTGTGTTAAAGGTCAAAATTTTAAAAGCTTTGCTCCATGAAGACCAACAACACCAGTGAACAGTAACAATAAAATTTTGACTCTACCTCCGCCAGATACAATGTTGACGACGCCTGGAGGGAAGCCAGCCTTCACAACAAGTTCACCAAACTTGAGTGACGTCAATGGAGTAACCTGAAAAGAGCCAGAACACAAAAACTCACATCATTTGCCACAAACTTTCTGCTATCTAAGTTTTGGGAAATGGGAAATTTGTCAGTGATTGTCCTGTACAAAGCCAACCAACGGCCCTGGTTTGAGCAATTTAAACACTTTAAACTTCTCAAATCAAGTGGCATTCTAATACTTTTGAGTTTGAGCTATGATATTTACCTGAGCAGGTTTGAGCACAACTGTGTTTCCAGCAGCCAAACAGGCAGCCATCTTCCAAGCCAACATCATGAGGGGGTAATTCCATGGAGTGATAAGACCACAAACACTGAAAGAGAGTACGAAGAACATCTGGATTTGATGTCGTACATGTAATACGAAAAAATGCTCTTAGCTTAACTTACTGAAATTTCTTTTTAAGCCAAGCATTCAAGTGTCTAGTGATGAGTTTCACAAATTTAGCAACATTGTTCCATCATTACCGGCCTGAAAATCAATCATGCATCTAAGATTTTAAAGCCCTTTTCCCGACAACTGATATGTTATCAAAAAGCAGCTTACCCAAGGGGTTCCCTCTTTGTGAAGGTGAGATTTTTGTTTGGCCTGGCGTGGTTGATAGGAATGGTCAAACCCTGAAATGCGACAATAACAACAATCATATAAGCTATACAGTGATATTCACGGGGGACAGAAAAGATGGGAAAATCTTCTTACCAAAACAGAATTTGGCAGAATAGCTAACACAACGGGCAACACCCTGATGCACTAGAGTATGATCACTCACATTCTCAACTGCCATCTACAGAAGCTTGAAAACTGAAATTACCTGAATTTTGTCACAACATCCAGCGAAGTATCTGAATGTATCAATGGACATGCCAATATGTGTTTTCAAGGCAAGTGTGTACACGGCTCCAGAGTCGATACTCTCCAGTGTGGCAAGTTCCTCCTTGTGCTGCTCCATCAGATCTGCGAGTCTGAAAGGATAAAAGACTAATATCTAATTACCAGCGTTGTAATAGTATCAGAGGTAAGTGAGAATAACTCAATGAAGAAACGATGTCGATTTCTCCTCACCAATGCGATGATCCCTGCACGGATAGTTTACTCCAGTCCAGTTGGAATTTGAATCAGAATAGCATGACCACTCGgtcagattttgaaattttcaggttCATGTGCAATTTGATTCTGGCAACTCATAATGCATAGCAACGGGCAATGGCTCCTTGACTTACTTGAACATGAGATTTCCCCTATCACGAGCATTCATTTTGCCCCATTCACCTTCCTCGAAGGCGTACTGAAACAAACAGTGGCAAAACAGGTTACACAACATCTACCTGGTACCGAACAGACAAATATGTCGACAGTATTTTGAACACTCTTTCGAGGATCTAAATAACCTCTAACCTCTCCTATTAGCCAAAGAAAATAAACAGGCATCAACTCATTTCTGTTCTGTACTGAAAACTAAAATTGAACATCCGTTTGATGGATTACAAGATGGAAGTGATTTGTCATTATTTTCGTGTATTGATTATGTTTGCGTCTGCCCATATTCCACGGAACTTACATGGGCTGCATCCACTGCTAGATCAACATCAGCACTGGTACCCTTGGCAACTTTACATATCACCTGGAAAAGAAAAACATTACACATGTGAGAAGACGATATTTTTTCAAGTTCTAGTAATGAATTTCAATTAGAAATGCCGCTCA
Protein-coding regions in this window:
- the LOC135491486 gene encoding nucleolar RNA helicase 2-like; protein product: MPSRVEEKKEKKSKMEGKLGKKDKKKNGKKDKDEKTSKRKSAGSDDEYAEPPKPKRVKKTEKIDMDDADIDPEDQKIDGAFEKFKLSEPVIERLKVKGIQYLFPIQSKTFDHVLAGQDMIAQARTGSGKTLSFVLPLVELLRKETCKRGQPPKALALAPTRELSKQVHDDFEAIAGKDLAVTCIYGGTSYIPQETAIRNGLDVVIGTPGRILDYVRKGTLDFSKLQYVILDEVDQMLDMGFADNVEEILKSAYNRESQKNPQTLLFSATVPKWVNEVAMKYMSDDLVRVDMVGRDRMKTSTTVKHYAIKCSYQDRGSTIGDIVQVYSGSHGRAMVFCQTKKDADELACGTAIKQDTHVLHGDIPQPKREIVLKKFREGKYRCLVTTDVAARGLDIPEVDLVIQCAPPKDVDSYIHRAGRTGRAGREGICVCFYKPREDNALYWVEQKAGIKFKRIGAPTMADIIKSASDDAARSLDSVPPATLEHFKGAAERVIEDRGAVNALSAALALISGSTDIKTRSILTSQEGYTTYLFTTNIVMNTIGYCWRSLERSIPMEVKEKIKGMRFTKDRMGCAFDLPSEHNNVIEDRWVDGKFDNLTKATELPELLDEGYQGGGGYGGGYGGGNFGRGGGGGYGGGRSGYGGGGGYNKSRGYNDNSWGKSNGDSRNSGGFRRGGGGGGYRGGRRDFRDY